CAGGCCAAGAAGCCCCTCTCAACCACCCTTGAACAGCCTGCAATACTTTCCTGGAGAAACCACACTCAAAAAAAAGATGAGAATGACTTTCATCTTCTTGAGAACAAACAGGGCAACATAAAGAGGTGATAGGTACATGACATTGATGAAGCCAATCCCTTGTGAGGAGCTTCGGGTTCACAGCAAGCCAAAGGATAAATTTGTGCTTAGGAACCGAGAGCCTACGCCAAACTGCCTTCTCATAGTGCACCAAATTGCCAGCTTTCCTAGCTGAAGTTTTCCATTCATAATTGCAGCCTCCAAATCAGCACTAGACAAGACACGACAGAACTTGATGatcttcctccaataccagctggtATCTTGCTTTAACAGATAATCCCATATTGAAGCTCCTTTTAAGGAAACACAATTAACCCATTTTACCCAAAGAATTTCCTGCTTGGAGGAAACAGCCCAGATGAATTTAGCCAACATAATCTTATTCCAAGAAGAACCCTCCCTAAAACCCAAACCACCGAAACATTTTGGGCGACAGACATGCTCCCAAGAGATAAGATGAAGCTTGCTTCTGTTATCCTTCTCACCCCAAAGAAATTTCCTACAAAGACAGTCTATATCTCTGATTACACACTGAGGTAACAGAAATATATTCATCCAATAAGAACGAATCCCCAATAAAACAGAGTGAACTAACTGGACCCGACGAACATAAAATAAATGGTGACTTGCCCAACCATTCAGACGTATTCTCATTTTCTTAAGGATAATATCGCAGTCAGTAGCCCTCCATTTAGTAGGTCTCAACGGGACACCCAAATATTTCAAAGGGAATTGTCCTTCAATAAAATTAGAACACAGTAATAGGGAAACTTTATCCCCAGCAACTAGCCCTCCAATATACATTCTAGATTTGCTTTGATTAATAGAGAGGCCCGAGGACATAGTAAAATCATTAAATGCTTGCTGAAGTATCATGACTGACCTCGGGGTGGCTTTGCAAAACAAGAGGAGATCGTCAGCAAAACAAAGACTAACAAGCTTTAGAGACTTAAATAAAGGATGAAATCTAAAACCTTTCTCCATAGAAGCCTTTAACAGCAAACGAGTAAGATAATCCATCACCATAACAAACAATAAAGGCGATATTGGGTCTCCTTGTCTGAGACCTTTTGCTCCTTGAAAATGACCATGAATGCTACCATTCATCACTAAAGAATAGGATGAACCCCGAAGGCAAACCATGACCCACCTAATAAATCTCATCAGAAAACAAAGAGCATGAAGAAGTTTTTCCAAAAAATCCCAGTCAATTGAGTCATATGCCTTGCTAATATCAATCTTCAAAAGACACCGAGGGGAAATATTTTTCCTATTGTATCCTTTAAGCAAGTCTTGAAGGATAAGAACATTATGAGCAAGAGAGCGATGCTTGATAAAAGCCCCATGATTCTGATTAATCAGTGAAGGAAGAACAGATTTTAGCCTATTGCACAACATTTTGGATATGCACTTGTAAATAGTATTGCAACAAGCAATAGGCCTAAAATCAGTGGCATTTACTGGCTGGTCCACTTTCGGGATAAGAGAAATGAGAGTTTTATTTAAAGTCTGAGGAATGCAAGCTGAGTCAAAAAACTCAAGGACAGCTAAAGCTATTTCCTTGCCAATATCCTTCCATAATGCTTGGAAAAAACCCGCCCCATAACCATCTGGACTTGGGCTTTTAAGAGAGTGAATACTAAACGTAGTTGCTTTAACCTCAAGGACAGTGAACGGCTTGATCAAACTCAACTGGGCTTCACTACTCAACACTGAACCATATCCAATAGCTTGAACATCAATGTTACCCGTAGCCTTGCTAGCTACACCCAGAAAACTCTTAAAATGCTACAGAAAGTGACTAGTAACTTTAGTATAATCATCCACAACATGCCCGTCATCAGTAATATAGGACACAATCCTATTAGCTAATTTCCTCTTCTTTAAACTAGCATGAAAAAACGAAGAGTTGTCATCTCCAAAACGTAACCAGTCTATTTTGCTCTTTTGGTAGAGGAAACTAGCATACAATCTCTCCTGCCTTTTAAAATCCAGAAAAGCTTCTCGATTCTCATTACACAATCTGCTATTAGACGGATCAACAAAGCAGTTAGAATGGGCCTGTTGATATAATCTTTTGCTTCTCTCATAATTACATGCTACATCCCCCATTACCTTCCAGTTAAACGCCTTCAAGACATGCTTAAGACGGGTAAGTTTCCAACTGATTTGCTCTAACCCTCTACCATTATACAGTAACTGTTTCGACCAGTTGGCTAAAACTGTCTCCCTAAATTAAGGATGAGAGACCCACATGTTATAAAACTGAAAAGGCTTCACCCCAAAACTTAGAGCAGGAAGATGTTTAATAAGAATAAAAGAATGATCTGAAATAATCTCCCATTGAGAACAAGCATAGACTAAAGGATAAGCATCTAGCCAAGCTCCATTAACAAAAATCCTATCCAACTTGGAAAAAATACAGGCCCCTCCTTCTTGATTATTATACCAAGTGTAAAAAGACCCCATAATCTTCATTTCATCAACTAAGCCAAGATAAAGCCACTGTCTAGCATCCTCCATTTCTTTCACTGTGATAGGTATGCCTCCCGTTCTGTCATTCGGTGCAAAAATAGTATTAAAATCCCCAAGAATGATCCAAGCTTTTATAGGCCATTGCAAATGGGACAAATCATGCCATAAAGTTCTCCTAATCTCCAAACAATTAGAACCATAAACAATTGTTAGACAAAAACCAGGTTTATTGCAAATTCTAACTTGACAGTGTAATACTTGGGCACTTTCCTGGATCACTTCAATATGCACCAACTTACCTTTCCAAATCAATAAAATTCTACCCTCCAATATCTCACTACTATAATACTCCCAACAAAAAAAAGTAGAACTCAAAACTTCTTTTATTTTCGCTCCCTTGATTTTAGTTTCAAGTAAAGCCCCAATCCCAACTTTATTCAATCTACAGATATCAAGAACCATCTTCTGTTTATTCAACTTATTCAACCCTCTAACAATCCAACTCATTGTGTTGCAGCAATCCATACGGGTCTGGTGTGGTTGGGAAAGTAGACACTGGTTTCTGATGCTCCTGGAGCACACTAAACTGGTTCATGATCTGCTTAACTGAAGGCTGGACTCCTTGCCTTTTAACTCTAGTGGTTTTCAGAGAAACCCAATGAACCTCTACAGGATCAGTATATGGCTGGACAACAGCTAATTGAGTAGAATTTAATTGATGAACTGAACTAGGTGCATTCAGAATTACAAGTTTCTCTGCCTCAGGTTTCTCTTCATTCGAGTGTACAGGTTTCTCTGCCTCAGGTTTCCCTGCATTCGAACTACCAGGTTTCTCTTCCTTATGCTTCAATTCTTTCTGCCTCCAAACTTCTTCAGAAACATACTTACACGATGTTACTGAGTGTCCCAATTTCTTACAATTAGTACATTTTGTTGGCAACCATTCATAGTCTATAAGCTGTTCCATAATTTGACCCTTCTCATTGAAATAACTGATGTATTTTGGAAGAGTATCTGCTATCTCCATCTCAACTAATATACGAGCAAATTTTATCATAGATCGATCCCTGGTTATTTTTTCAATCATTATAGGCTTACCTATTGTGCTAACTAGAGCACTCAAACAATTCACTCCCCAGTATtgctgtaatgccccggaatccctaatatggtttaatggctggattagtaggccgagagggccataactgtttaattatgccattaaatgaatttatgcatgtttatgagaattatattataatataatgttaaatgcatgcatgtgggtccacatttgtttacaagggtgttttggtaatttggctcgttgagggcataattgtatatttgtttgcatgtcaatgatatattgtgaggccacattataatgtggattggtttgagttaTTCGCCATAAGACGATCTTTAagtatgatttatcggtttggtcataacaggtttaagctcggggctcggggtgagtctcggggtgttttaatgattagagtgttaccgagagttatagggtaacgggatatgaattattggtgtttgagattgttgagattagcgggatttggagagtgttaattataattaacggtatatgttcgaaagtaccaattttgcccttgggaaggttttagaaacttttaatgacttaggggcatttaggtcatttgggtgGATGTATATGacctttagatggctgtagaaaaaacagagcaaaaacaaagTTTTTCCTTCTCCTTCCCGTGCATCATTCTCTTCCgtttcctctttggagtttttaagctcaaagtgaggtttcaagctaggaaatcaaggggctgggtttgtagacttggttcagccattgaaggaggtctaatctcggatttgaggtgagttttagccattggtttctggttttactctgttttagctttgagtttttagtttgtaaCTCTCTTGATGGATAgttgaattgatggaagtttaattaatgtttaacttgggttttgatgagggtttgatataggtgatgtttaggggttggattgagtgtttggaagaggtttggaattggtttgaagggttggtctcgagggaaaacgcaagggaaagcaagctggtgcttgctggttttggtaaagggccgcggcatggctatggtgagccgcggacTACGGTTGTTTTTGTGAGGGAAATGGCCCTGTCAGatgggtgagccgcggcccatcagggcaattgtggccagaaatgtgtttttagcttggggattcaagccttaggcctcgggatcgattctactacccggtttagtaggattcgatgtctcggaggctaagttttggtttgggaaccctttgttatcattttcattgatgaatcctatattttggttatgactaggtgaccgtcaagaaattaaaagattgatcattctcaggggtcgttcttatattaattctcacttgaaccagaggtaagaaaacagtgtatgagtacagttgcaccctgtatatgtatatgacatgcgtggttgttgttgaagaatgttggttgatatatgtggacatggattgcataataaa
The genomic region above belongs to Humulus lupulus chromosome 1, drHumLupu1.1, whole genome shotgun sequence and contains:
- the LOC133830168 gene encoding uncharacterized protein LOC133830168, giving the protein MEIADTLPKYISYFNEKGQIMEQLIDYEWLPTKCTNCKKLGHSVTSCKYVSEEVWRQKELKHKEEKPGSSNAGKPEAEKPVHSNEEKPEAEKLVILNAPSSVHQLNSTQLAVVQPYTDPVEVHWVSLKTTRVKRQGVQPSVKQIMNQFSVLQEHQKPVSTFPTTPDPRTLWHDLSHLQWPIKAWIILGDFNTIFAPNDRTGGIPITVKEMEDARQWLYLGLVDEMKIMGSFYTWETVLANWSKQLLYNGRGLEQISWKLTRLKHVLKAFNWKVMGDVACNYERSKRLYQQAHSNCFVDPSNSRLCNENREAFLDFKRQERLYASFLYQKSKIDWLRFGDDNSSFFHASLKKRKLANRIVSYITDDGHHFKSFLGVASKATGNIDVQAIGYGSVLSSEAQLSLIKPFTVLEVKATTFSIHSLKSPSPDGYGAGFFQALWKDIGKEIALAVLEFFDSACIPQTLNKTLISLIPKVDQPVNATDFRPIACCNTIYKCISKMLCNRLKSVLPSLINQNHGAFIKHRSLAHNVLILQDLLKGYNRKNISPRCLLKIDISKAYDSIDWDFLEKLLHALCFLMRFIRWVMVCLRGSSYSLVMNGSIHGHFQGAKGLRQGDPISPLLFVMVMDYLTRLLLKASMEKGFRFHPLFKSLKLVSLCFADDLLLFCKATPRSVMILQQAFNDFTMSSGLSINQSKSRMYIGGLVAGDKVSLLLCSNFIEGQFPLKYLGVPLRPTKWRATDCDIILKKMRIRLNGWASHHLFYVRRVQLVHSVLLGIRSYWMNIFLLPQCVIRDIDCLCRKFLWGEKDNRSKLHLISWEHVCRPKCFGGLGFREGSSWNKIMLAKFIWAVSSKQEILWVKWVNCVSLKGASIWDYLLKQDTSWYWRKIIKFCRVLSSADLEAAIMNGKLQLGKLAIWCTMRRQFGVGSRFLSTNLSFGLLKVLQAVQGWLRGASWPAQYAAWIQWLSLPRTGWCSLVANAACAAIVYLIWLNRNHCWVEKSCLPVSKIDNLIRFSVKARVQNLLDRQCTIRERQMIKFVSNL